One stretch of Actinacidiphila sp. DG2A-62 DNA includes these proteins:
- a CDS encoding UTP--glucose-1-phosphate uridylyltransferase, producing MTHTHPGRISKAVIPAAGLGTRFLPATKATPKEMLPVVDKPAIQYVVEEAVAAGLTDVLMVTGRNKRPLEDHFDRNYELEEALSRKGDASRLARVRESSDLATMHYVRQGDPRGLGHAVLCAQPHIGDQPFAVLLGDDLIDPRDPLLTRMTTVQHHHGGSVIALMEVDPAHIHLYGSAAIQPTDEPDVVRVTGLVEKPEPGQAPSHYAVIGRYVLDPAVFTVLAHTPPGRGNEIQLTDALKTLATPDHPGGPVHGVVFTGRRYDTGDRADYLRAIVRLACERDDLGPDFRTWLRSYVDKEIPSE from the coding sequence ATGACGCACACGCACCCTGGGCGGATTTCGAAGGCGGTCATTCCCGCGGCGGGGTTGGGGACCCGGTTCCTGCCGGCGACGAAGGCCACGCCCAAGGAGATGCTGCCGGTGGTCGACAAACCGGCCATCCAGTACGTCGTGGAGGAAGCCGTCGCCGCGGGCCTGACCGACGTCCTCATGGTCACCGGCCGCAACAAACGCCCCCTGGAAGACCACTTCGACCGCAACTACGAACTCGAAGAAGCCCTCTCCCGCAAAGGCGACGCCTCCCGCCTGGCCCGCGTCCGCGAATCCTCCGACCTGGCCACCATGCACTACGTCCGCCAGGGCGACCCCCGCGGCCTGGGCCACGCCGTCCTGTGCGCCCAACCCCACATCGGCGACCAGCCCTTCGCCGTCCTGCTCGGCGACGACCTCATCGACCCCCGCGACCCCCTCCTGACCCGCATGACCACCGTCCAGCACCACCACGGCGGCAGCGTCATCGCCCTCATGGAAGTCGACCCCGCCCACATCCACCTCTACGGCAGCGCCGCCATACAACCCACCGACGAACCCGACGTCGTCCGCGTCACCGGCCTGGTCGAAAAACCCGAACCCGGCCAGGCCCCCTCCCACTACGCCGTCATCGGCCGCTACGTCCTCGACCCCGCCGTCTTCACCGTCCTGGCCCACACCCCACCCGGACGCGGCAACGAGATCCAGCTCACCGACGCCCTCAAAACCCTCGCCACCCCCGACCACCCCGGCGGACCCGTCCACGGCGTCGTCTTCACCGGACGCCGCTACGACACCGGCGACCGCGCCGACTACCTCCGCGCCATCGTCCGCCTCGCCTGCGAACGCGACGACCTCGGCCCCGACTTCCGCACCTGGCTTCGTAGCTATGTCGACAAGGAGATCCCGAGTGAGTGA
- a CDS encoding 5-formyltetrahydrofolate cyclo-ligase, producing the protein MTSVRALKADLRTRLLRERRGLSAEDRQAAAAALATRVRELPRPAAVATVAAYVSTGTEPGTRELIDALRAEGVRVLLPVLLPDNDLDWAVYDGPEALQKASRGLVEPVGPRLGPQAVTQAHTVLLPGLAVDGRGVRLGRGGGSYDRVLARLADAGARPALVVVLYGHEVLASVPREPHDHLVDAALTPEGVRVFPRAPERPAR; encoded by the coding sequence ATGACGAGCGTCCGGGCGCTCAAGGCGGACCTGCGGACGCGGCTGCTGCGGGAGCGGCGCGGCCTGAGCGCCGAGGACCGGCAAGCGGCTGCCGCCGCCCTGGCCACGAGGGTACGCGAGCTGCCGCGGCCCGCGGCGGTCGCCACCGTCGCCGCCTATGTGTCGACGGGCACCGAACCCGGCACCCGCGAGCTGATCGACGCCCTGCGCGCCGAGGGCGTACGCGTGCTGCTGCCGGTGCTGCTCCCCGACAACGACCTCGACTGGGCGGTCTACGACGGCCCCGAGGCCCTGCAGAAGGCCTCGCGCGGGCTCGTGGAGCCCGTGGGGCCCCGGCTCGGTCCGCAGGCCGTCACACAGGCGCACACGGTCCTCCTGCCCGGACTGGCGGTGGACGGCCGCGGGGTCCGTCTGGGGCGCGGCGGCGGCTCGTACGACCGCGTCCTGGCACGCCTCGCGGACGCCGGCGCCCGCCCGGCGCTCGTCGTGGTCCTGTACGGCCACGAGGTGCTCGCGTCTGTTCCCCGGGAACCCCACGACCACCTCGTGGACGCGGCGCTGACTCCGGAGGGCGTCCGGGTCTTCCCCAGGGCGCCGGAACGGCCCGCGCGGTGA
- a CDS encoding potassium/proton antiporter, with product MGPLTVHHLNEILLIGAAVLLVAVVAVRLASRSGLPTLLVYLGIGVVIGQDGLFGFTFDDVQLTQVLGYAALVVILAEGGLGTKWHEIKPVVPAAAVLSTVGLLVSVFVTGAAAHYLVDLEWRQALIIGAVVSSTDAAAVFSVLRNISLAKRVTGVLEAESGFNDAPVVILVVAFSKTGAVDHWYTLIGEIALELVIGAAIGAAVGFIGAYGLKHVALPASGLYPIAVMAIAVGAYALGATEHGSGFLAVYVASLILGNAKLPHRPATRGFAEGLGWMAQIGLFVLLGLLVTPHELGDDIIPAIVIGLFLTVVARPASVVVSLLPFGIPWRDQALMSWAGLRGAVPIVLATIPMVAGVDDSRRIFNIVFVLVIVYTLVQGPTLPWVARRLHLADADANGTDAADLGIESAPLERLQGHLLSVAIPERSRMHGVEVNELRLPTGAAVTLVVRNGSSFVPLPSTVLQRGDELLVVATDPVRDAAEDRLRAVGRGGKLAGWLKDA from the coding sequence ATCGGGCCCCTGACTGTCCACCACCTCAACGAGATCCTGCTGATCGGTGCCGCCGTGCTACTGGTCGCCGTCGTCGCCGTGCGGCTCGCCTCTCGCAGTGGGCTGCCGACCCTCCTCGTCTACCTGGGCATCGGTGTGGTCATCGGACAGGACGGCCTGTTCGGTTTCACCTTCGACGACGTCCAGCTCACCCAGGTGCTGGGCTACGCGGCACTGGTCGTGATCCTCGCCGAGGGCGGTCTGGGGACGAAGTGGCACGAGATCAAGCCGGTGGTGCCGGCGGCGGCGGTCCTGTCGACGGTGGGCCTGCTCGTGAGCGTCTTCGTGACCGGAGCCGCGGCGCACTACCTGGTGGACCTGGAGTGGCGGCAGGCGCTGATCATCGGGGCGGTGGTGTCGTCCACGGACGCGGCGGCGGTCTTCTCGGTGCTGCGCAACATCTCCCTCGCCAAGCGGGTGACCGGCGTCCTGGAGGCGGAATCGGGTTTCAACGACGCACCTGTGGTCATCCTGGTCGTCGCCTTCTCCAAGACGGGCGCGGTGGACCACTGGTACACGCTGATCGGCGAGATCGCGCTGGAGCTGGTCATCGGGGCGGCGATCGGCGCGGCGGTGGGGTTCATCGGGGCCTACGGCCTCAAGCACGTCGCGCTGCCGGCGTCGGGGCTCTACCCCATCGCCGTGATGGCGATCGCGGTGGGCGCCTACGCCCTCGGGGCGACCGAGCACGGTTCCGGCTTCCTCGCCGTCTACGTCGCGTCCCTCATACTCGGCAACGCCAAACTCCCGCATCGCCCGGCCACCAGGGGCTTCGCCGAAGGACTGGGCTGGATGGCGCAGATCGGACTCTTCGTACTGCTCGGTCTCCTGGTCACCCCGCACGAGCTCGGCGACGACATCATCCCGGCCATCGTCATCGGGCTGTTCCTCACCGTGGTCGCCAGACCGGCGTCGGTGGTGGTCAGCCTGCTGCCGTTCGGCATCCCCTGGCGCGACCAGGCGCTGATGTCGTGGGCGGGCCTGCGCGGCGCCGTCCCCATCGTGCTGGCGACCATCCCGATGGTGGCGGGAGTGGACGACAGCCGGAGGATCTTCAACATCGTCTTCGTTCTTGTGATCGTCTACACACTGGTGCAGGGCCCGACGCTGCCGTGGGTGGCCCGGCGCCTTCACCTCGCCGACGCCGACGCGAACGGAACGGATGCCGCGGACCTCGGCATCGAGTCCGCGCCGCTGGAACGCCTGCAGGGACACCTGCTGTCCGTCGCCATCCCGGAGCGCTCCAGGATGCACGGCGTGGAGGTCAACGAGCTGCGCCTGCCGACCGGCGCCGCGGTCACGCTGGTCGTCCGCAACGGCTCCAGCTTCGTGCCCCTGCCGTCGACCGTGCTGCAGCGCGGTGACGAGCTCCTCGTCGTCGCCACCGACCCGGTGCGCGACGCGGCGGAGGACCGGCTACGGGCGGTCGGACGCGGCGGCAAGCTGGCGGGCTGGCTGAAGGACGCCTGA
- a CDS encoding MFS transporter has product MLTISLVLLVEHTTGSYGTAGSVAAVTGVSMAFCAPRGGRLTDRYGQRAVLLPGVALHAASVTGMVALALAHAPAWALLAAAVPTGATVPQIGPMVRSRWAVALGGQDGALKASAAAFESVTDEFTFVIGPVLATALCTSVHPAAGLAAEALLTLIGGVLFATQRRSAPAPRAAAGGQAVEHASALSSPGLRALAVAFLGIGAVFGGMQVSLTAFTHDIGRPGLNGVLYGIFAAGNMLAGVIYGTVSWHRGPRLRLMASYTALTAACAPLWAAHSAPLLGGLGLVTGLCIAPALITGYTLVDALVPAGARTEAFTWLTGAVALGQAVAVTTAGVLTDHAGSHAGFFVPLAGTALALAVLVGLRGRLVPRPHGVVAAGAIGHRAPVAVD; this is encoded by the coding sequence ATGCTGACCATCAGCCTGGTCCTGCTCGTCGAACACACCACCGGCTCGTACGGGACGGCGGGCTCGGTGGCGGCGGTCACCGGAGTCTCGATGGCGTTCTGCGCCCCGCGCGGAGGGCGCCTCACCGACCGGTACGGCCAGCGGGCGGTCCTGTTGCCCGGCGTCGCCCTGCACGCGGCCTCGGTGACCGGCATGGTGGCGCTCGCACTCGCCCACGCTCCGGCGTGGGCGCTGCTGGCAGCCGCGGTTCCGACCGGCGCGACCGTCCCGCAGATCGGACCGATGGTGCGCTCCCGGTGGGCCGTGGCCCTCGGCGGGCAGGACGGGGCGCTGAAGGCGTCGGCGGCGGCGTTCGAGTCGGTGACGGACGAGTTCACCTTTGTCATCGGCCCGGTGCTGGCCACGGCTCTGTGCACCTCGGTGCACCCTGCGGCCGGTCTGGCCGCCGAGGCGCTGCTCACCCTCATCGGAGGCGTCCTGTTCGCGACGCAGCGCAGGTCCGCGCCCGCGCCCCGGGCGGCAGCCGGCGGTCAGGCTGTCGAGCACGCCTCCGCGCTCTCGTCTCCCGGGCTGCGTGCCCTCGCGGTCGCGTTCCTCGGCATCGGGGCGGTCTTCGGCGGCATGCAGGTGTCCCTGACCGCGTTCACCCATGACATCGGGCGCCCGGGGCTGAACGGCGTCCTGTACGGCATCTTCGCTGCCGGAAACATGCTCGCCGGGGTGATCTACGGCACGGTGTCGTGGCACCGGGGCCCGCGCCTGCGGCTCATGGCGTCCTACACGGCTCTGACCGCCGCGTGCGCGCCGTTGTGGGCCGCGCACTCGGCCCCCCTGCTGGGCGGGCTCGGCCTGGTGACGGGGCTGTGCATCGCTCCCGCACTCATCACGGGCTACACGCTGGTCGACGCCCTGGTGCCGGCGGGCGCTCGCACCGAGGCGTTCACCTGGCTCACCGGGGCGGTCGCGCTCGGCCAGGCGGTGGCGGTCACCACGGCCGGCGTGCTGACCGACCACGCCGGCTCCCACGCGGGCTTCTTCGTGCCCTTGGCGGGCACGGCGCTGGCCCTGGCGGTACTGGTCGGGCTGCGCGGCCGGCTGGTCCCGCGCCCGCACGGAGTGGTCGCCGCGGGTGCGATCGGTCACCGTGCGCCGGTCGCGGTGGACTGA
- a CDS encoding FmdB family zinc ribbon protein, with amino-acid sequence MPTYQYQCTECGEALEAVQKFTDDALTVCPNCDGRLRKVFSAVGVVFKGSGFYRTDSRGSSTSSSPAAKSSGSDTKSSSGSSTSESTSSSSGSASASSSSSSSSTSAA; translated from the coding sequence GTGCCGACGTACCAGTACCAGTGCACCGAGTGCGGCGAAGCCCTTGAGGCGGTGCAGAAGTTCACCGATGACGCACTCACCGTGTGCCCCAACTGCGATGGACGCCTGCGCAAGGTTTTCTCGGCGGTGGGCGTGGTCTTCAAGGGTTCCGGGTTCTACCGGACCGACAGCCGCGGCTCGTCGACGAGCAGCAGCCCGGCGGCCAAGAGCAGCGGTTCGGACACCAAGTCGTCCAGCGGCTCGTCCACGTCGGAGTCGACGTCCTCGTCCTCTGGTTCCGCTTCCGCATCCTCCTCGTCGTCCTCCAGCAGCACCTCGGCGGCCTGA
- a CDS encoding S-methyl-5'-thioadenosine phosphorylase, with product MAQSSSGVQAAAEIGVIGGSGFYSFLDYVREVTVETPYGPPSDSLFLGEVAGRKVAFLPRHGRKHHLPPHKINYRANLWALASVGARQVLGPCAVGGLRAEYGPGTLLVPDQLVDRTKSRAQSYFDGEVRPDGQVPNVVHVTFADPYCPVGRRAAIDTARASGWEAVDGGTLVVVEGPRFSTRAESVWHAAQGWSVVGMTGHPEAVLARELGLCYTSLTLVTDLDAGADTGEGVSHEEVLEVFAANVGRMRDTFFDVIGALPDNDTRKCLCVNPLGGQEPGISLP from the coding sequence ATGGCGCAGAGCAGCAGCGGAGTGCAGGCAGCGGCCGAGATCGGCGTGATCGGCGGCTCGGGGTTCTACTCGTTTCTCGATTACGTGAGGGAAGTCACAGTCGAGACCCCGTACGGTCCTCCCAGCGATTCGCTGTTCCTCGGCGAGGTCGCGGGGCGGAAGGTGGCGTTCCTTCCGCGGCACGGACGTAAGCATCACCTGCCGCCACACAAGATCAACTATCGGGCGAACCTCTGGGCGCTGGCCTCGGTCGGGGCACGGCAGGTTCTCGGGCCGTGCGCCGTGGGCGGGCTGCGGGCGGAATACGGCCCCGGCACGCTTCTCGTGCCCGACCAGCTCGTGGACCGTACGAAATCGCGCGCGCAGTCGTACTTCGACGGCGAGGTGCGGCCGGACGGGCAGGTTCCGAACGTCGTCCATGTGACGTTCGCCGACCCCTATTGCCCGGTGGGGCGGCGCGCCGCGATCGACACCGCGCGGGCAAGCGGCTGGGAGGCCGTGGACGGCGGAACCTTGGTCGTCGTGGAGGGCCCGCGGTTCTCCACGCGCGCCGAGTCGGTGTGGCATGCGGCGCAGGGGTGGTCGGTGGTGGGGATGACCGGACACCCGGAGGCGGTGCTCGCCCGTGAACTCGGGCTTTGCTACACATCGTTGACGCTGGTCACCGACCTGGACGCGGGCGCTGACACGGGCGAGGGCGTGTCGCACGAAGAGGTGCTGGAGGTGTTCGCGGCGAATGTGGGGCGGATGCGCGACACGTTCTTCGACGTGATCGGCGCGCTGCCCGACAACGACACGCGGAAGTGCCTCTGCGTGAATCCGCTCGGCGGCCAGGAGCCGGGCATCAGCTTGCCGTAA
- a CDS encoding PLP-dependent cysteine synthase family protein, with protein sequence MTTPDPTRSPAPPHNALHAGEVDIDRSDRPYRLWLSDAVAKVHADANRSADTHLLSVPLPADWGVDLYLKDESTHPTGSLKHRLARSLFLYALCNGWIRPGHPVIEASSGSTAVSEAYFARLIGVPFVAVMARGTVRAKVELIEFQGGRCHLVDDPCEVYETAARLARETGGHYMDQFTYAERATDWRGNNNIAESIFRQMAEERHPVPEWIVATAGTGGTSATLARYVRYARATTGICVADPENSAFFPGWRDGDPSATTDKGSRIEGIGRQRVEPSFVPGAIDRMMRVPDAASIAAVRVLESLLGRRAGASTGTGLWAAFRIISEMREAGRHGSVVGLICDPGERYVEKYYSDAWLAEQGIGIGPYTARLERFLETGHLDGPEPERSARGAS encoded by the coding sequence ATGACGACGCCCGATCCGACGCGGTCCCCCGCCCCGCCGCACAACGCGCTCCACGCGGGGGAGGTGGACATCGACCGAAGCGACCGCCCGTACCGTCTCTGGTTGAGCGATGCTGTGGCGAAGGTCCATGCCGACGCCAACCGGTCCGCCGATACCCATTTGCTGTCAGTGCCGCTCCCGGCGGACTGGGGCGTCGACCTCTATCTGAAGGACGAGTCGACGCATCCGACCGGGTCGCTCAAGCACCGCCTGGCCCGTTCGCTGTTCCTGTACGCGCTGTGCAACGGGTGGATCCGCCCGGGACACCCGGTGATCGAGGCCTCGAGCGGGTCTACGGCCGTTTCGGAGGCGTACTTCGCCCGGCTGATCGGTGTCCCCTTTGTGGCCGTGATGGCGCGTGGGACCGTGCGCGCCAAGGTGGAGCTGATCGAGTTCCAGGGGGGCCGATGTCACCTGGTGGACGACCCGTGCGAGGTGTACGAGACGGCGGCGAGGCTGGCACGCGAGACGGGCGGCCACTACATGGACCAGTTCACGTACGCGGAGCGGGCGACCGACTGGCGGGGCAACAACAACATCGCCGAGTCGATCTTCCGGCAGATGGCGGAGGAGCGTCATCCGGTACCGGAGTGGATCGTCGCCACGGCGGGGACGGGCGGAACCTCGGCGACCTTGGCCCGCTACGTCCGCTACGCGCGGGCGACGACCGGGATCTGCGTGGCCGACCCGGAGAACTCGGCGTTCTTCCCGGGCTGGCGGGACGGCGACCCGTCCGCGACGACCGACAAAGGGTCCAGGATCGAGGGCATCGGACGGCAGCGCGTGGAGCCGAGCTTCGTGCCGGGCGCGATCGACCGGATGATGCGCGTCCCCGACGCCGCGTCGATCGCAGCCGTCCGCGTCCTGGAAAGCCTCCTCGGGCGCCGCGCCGGCGCATCGACGGGGACGGGGCTGTGGGCGGCGTTCCGGATCATCTCGGAGATGCGTGAGGCAGGTCGGCACGGCAGCGTGGTGGGGCTGATCTGCGACCCGGGAGAGAGGTACGTCGAGAAGTACTACTCGGACGCCTGGCTGGCGGAGCAGGGCATCGGCATCGGCCCCTACACGGCACGCCTGGAACGCTTCCTGGAGACCGGGCACCTGGACGGGCCCGAACCGGAACGGTCGGCCCGAGGGGCGAGTTGA
- a CDS encoding low temperature requirement protein A gives MSDPTSPSGPTAPLQRAGVLHKMTARSRSERHRASTPLELFFDLCFVVAVAQAGTRLVHAVAEGDTGHGVVGYLMVFFAIWWAWMNFSWFASAYDTDDVPYRVTTLVQIVGVLILAAGVPRAFDDSDFRLVAIGYAVMRLALVTQWLRAAWAARDHAAAGSRVTALRYAGGVTLCQVGWMILLLPHGAPPVWAFVLLAVAELAVPPLAEMSAPTSWHPHHIAERYGLFTIIVLGESVSAATVAVQSAADEHGTSAQLVPIAVGGLLIVFAAWWIYFAVPIHDHLASNRQAFLWGYGHFAVFGSAAAIGAGVEIAVEQATGKAEISTHAASAAVTVPTVVFLLTVWALHARHYKQGLAQQLILPVAAVGVLACTVAGSHAVLWAGLVCAAAVAAGVGLEARGRR, from the coding sequence ATGAGTGATCCCACTTCGCCGTCCGGCCCGACCGCTCCCCTCCAGCGTGCCGGCGTCTTGCACAAAATGACGGCACGGAGCCGTTCCGAGCGGCACCGGGCGTCCACGCCGCTCGAGTTGTTCTTCGATCTGTGCTTCGTCGTCGCGGTGGCGCAGGCCGGCACCCGGCTGGTGCACGCCGTCGCCGAAGGCGACACGGGGCACGGAGTGGTCGGTTATCTGATGGTCTTCTTCGCCATCTGGTGGGCGTGGATGAACTTCTCGTGGTTCGCCTCCGCCTACGACACCGACGACGTGCCGTACCGCGTGACCACACTCGTACAGATCGTGGGTGTCCTCATCCTGGCCGCAGGCGTGCCGCGGGCGTTCGACGACAGCGACTTCCGGCTGGTGGCGATCGGCTACGCGGTGATGCGGCTGGCGCTGGTGACGCAGTGGCTCCGGGCCGCCTGGGCCGCCCGGGACCATGCCGCCGCCGGGAGCAGAGTGACGGCGCTGCGGTACGCGGGCGGGGTGACGTTGTGCCAGGTCGGCTGGATGATCCTGCTCCTGCCCCACGGTGCGCCGCCGGTGTGGGCGTTCGTGCTGCTGGCTGTCGCCGAACTGGCGGTGCCGCCGCTGGCGGAGATGAGCGCGCCCACGTCGTGGCATCCCCACCACATCGCCGAACGGTACGGGCTCTTCACGATCATCGTGCTCGGGGAATCGGTGTCGGCGGCGACCGTCGCGGTGCAGTCGGCCGCCGACGAGCACGGGACGTCGGCGCAGCTGGTGCCGATCGCGGTGGGGGGTCTGCTGATCGTGTTCGCGGCGTGGTGGATCTACTTCGCGGTTCCCATCCACGACCACCTGGCCTCCAACAGGCAGGCGTTCTTGTGGGGGTACGGGCATTTCGCGGTGTTCGGTTCGGCAGCGGCGATCGGGGCGGGGGTGGAGATCGCGGTCGAGCAGGCGACGGGTAAGGCGGAGATCTCCACGCATGCCGCTTCGGCGGCGGTGACCGTGCCGACGGTGGTCTTCCTGCTGACCGTGTGGGCGCTGCACGCGCGTCATTACAAGCAGGGCCTGGCGCAGCAGTTGATCCTGCCGGTGGCGGCGGTGGGCGTTCTGGCGTGCACGGTGGCGGGGTCGCACGCGGTGTTGTGGGCGGGGCTGGTGTGCGCTGCGGCGGTGGCCGCGGGAGTGGGGCTGGAGGCACGCGGTCGGCGGTGA
- a CDS encoding VIT1/CCC1 transporter family protein — translation MSDDTAGPHPQEPHHDGLGTRLNWLRAAVLGANDGVVSTAGLVVGVAGATDSRSALLTAGLAGLLAGSLSMAAGEYVSVSTQRDSEQAALALEREELATTPQAELDELTGLLQDRGISHDLAREVAEQLTARDALGAHARVELGIDPEELANPWHAAWASFVAFTVGALLPLLAIVLPSAHWRLAVTVVSVLIALVACGWVSARLGGAPVRPAVIRNAAGGALAMAITYAVGTLLGASGV, via the coding sequence ATGAGCGACGACACGGCCGGCCCCCACCCACAGGAGCCGCACCACGACGGCCTGGGCACCCGCCTCAACTGGCTGCGCGCCGCCGTCCTCGGCGCCAACGACGGCGTGGTGTCCACCGCCGGCCTCGTCGTCGGCGTCGCCGGAGCGACCGACTCCCGCTCTGCCCTCCTCACCGCGGGCCTGGCGGGACTGCTGGCCGGCTCCCTGTCCATGGCGGCCGGCGAATACGTCTCGGTGAGCACCCAGCGCGACTCCGAACAGGCAGCCCTCGCCCTGGAACGCGAAGAACTGGCCACCACCCCCCAAGCCGAACTCGACGAACTCACCGGCCTGCTCCAGGACCGCGGCATCAGCCACGACCTCGCCCGCGAGGTCGCCGAACAACTCACCGCCCGCGACGCCCTGGGCGCCCATGCCCGCGTCGAACTCGGCATCGACCCCGAGGAACTCGCCAACCCCTGGCACGCGGCCTGGGCCAGCTTCGTGGCCTTCACCGTCGGAGCGCTCCTCCCGCTGCTGGCCATCGTGCTGCCGTCGGCCCACTGGCGGCTGGCCGTCACCGTGGTGTCGGTCCTCATCGCACTGGTCGCCTGCGGTTGGGTGAGCGCCCGCCTCGGCGGCGCCCCCGTCCGCCCGGCAGTCATCCGCAACGCCGCCGGCGGAGCCCTCGCCATGGCCATCACCTACGCGGTCGGCACGCTCCTCGGCGCCAGCGGCGTCTGA
- a CDS encoding sigma-70 family RNA polymerase sigma factor, whose translation MATRAVARRQAGGTSSVRAAGGEVADRDLVGMYLDEIARTPLLDAAREVELSRVIEAGVYAERILAGDVDLPANAGGGAEREELEALVAAGERAKDVFIRSNLRLVVAVARRYPRSGLPLLDLIQEGNAGLVRAVEKFDYAKGFKFSTYATWWIRQAITRSIADQSRTIRLPVHLVEELGRIRRVQREFNRENGRDAEPAEIAAELSSTPERVSDVLDWARDPVSLNMSVDAEGETEFGDLVEDGAAPSPEDSVLVMLRREELDSLIDRLDDRTASIIRARYGIVDGRERTLTEVGKEHGLTRERIRQIEKHALADLKRMARATGLDYEAA comes from the coding sequence ATGGCAACCCGTGCCGTCGCCCGTCGACAAGCAGGCGGGACCAGCAGTGTTCGCGCCGCTGGCGGGGAAGTCGCCGACCGCGACCTCGTCGGCATGTACCTGGACGAGATCGCGCGAACCCCGCTGCTCGACGCCGCCCGCGAAGTCGAGCTGTCGCGCGTCATCGAGGCCGGCGTCTACGCCGAGCGCATCCTCGCCGGCGACGTCGACCTGCCCGCGAACGCCGGCGGCGGGGCCGAGCGCGAGGAGCTGGAGGCGCTCGTCGCCGCGGGCGAGCGCGCCAAGGACGTCTTCATCCGCTCCAACCTGCGCCTGGTGGTCGCCGTCGCCCGCCGCTACCCGCGCAGCGGCCTGCCGCTCCTGGACCTGATCCAGGAAGGCAACGCCGGCCTGGTCCGCGCCGTGGAGAAGTTCGACTACGCCAAGGGCTTCAAGTTCTCCACCTACGCCACCTGGTGGATCCGCCAGGCCATCACCCGGTCGATCGCCGACCAGTCCCGCACCATCCGGCTGCCCGTGCACCTGGTGGAGGAGCTCGGCCGCATCCGCCGCGTGCAGCGCGAGTTCAACCGGGAGAACGGCCGCGACGCCGAGCCCGCCGAGATCGCCGCGGAACTCAGCTCCACCCCCGAGCGCGTCTCCGACGTTCTGGACTGGGCCCGCGACCCGGTGTCCCTCAACATGTCGGTGGACGCCGAGGGCGAGACCGAGTTCGGGGACCTGGTGGAGGACGGAGCGGCGCCCTCGCCGGAGGACTCCGTGCTCGTCATGCTCCGCCGCGAGGAGCTCGACAGCCTCATCGACCGGCTCGACGACCGCACCGCGTCCATCATCCGCGCCCGCTACGGCATCGTCGACGGCCGCGAGCGCACCCTCACCGAGGTCGGCAAGGAACACGGCCTCACCCGCGAGCGCATCCGCCAGATCGAGAAGCACGCGCTGGCCGACCTCAAGCGCATGGCCCGCGCCACCGGCCTCGACTACGAAGCCGCCTGA
- a CDS encoding GNAT family N-acetyltransferase, with protein sequence MEVQVSPGEERDLAALTEIYNHYIRETAITFDITPVTPGERRPWLLSHPEDGPHRLLVARRPGPGGQVLGYATSSAFRPKAAYATSVETSIYLAPGAGGGGIGTLLYERLFAALEDEDVHRAYAGVTLPNEASIRLHRRFGFEQVGVYREVGRKFGVYHDVAWFEKRLD encoded by the coding sequence ATGGAAGTGCAGGTCAGCCCTGGTGAAGAGAGGGATCTGGCCGCGCTCACGGAGATCTACAACCACTACATCCGCGAGACCGCCATCACGTTCGACATCACTCCCGTCACCCCCGGTGAGCGCCGGCCGTGGCTGCTCTCCCACCCTGAAGACGGCCCGCACCGCCTGCTGGTTGCTCGACGGCCGGGACCGGGAGGCCAGGTGCTCGGTTACGCGACCAGCAGCGCGTTCCGACCGAAGGCCGCCTATGCGACATCGGTGGAGACGAGCATCTATCTGGCGCCGGGCGCGGGCGGCGGCGGCATCGGCACTCTCTTGTACGAGCGGCTGTTCGCGGCACTGGAGGACGAGGACGTCCACCGCGCGTACGCGGGCGTCACCTTGCCGAACGAGGCGTCGATACGCCTCCATCGCCGGTTCGGATTCGAGCAGGTCGGCGTGTACCGGGAGGTGGGCCGCAAGTTCGGCGTCTACCACGACGTCGCGTGGTTCGAGAAGCGGCTGGACTGA